The Pseudofrankia inefficax genome window below encodes:
- a CDS encoding bile acid:sodium symporter family protein, whose translation MDALHLLFNGITVVFIAATMFAAGLGATMPALRAIVTDIPLLLLALLANMIIVPLLGWGIGELLGLPEAPFIALVLVSSSPGGPFGAKLAMVQAGDVPAGAATQVLLATAGSLTFAPTVNIILTTADLGTGVSLDVWTLVRTVALLQLVPFAVGLLLRQYATSTARSWHPTATMISNVTFLLVLVGMLVGNWQDVVALLGSRTLLAGFVLSAAAFAAGTLLATGPPARRTTLGGVTAVRNAGPALAAIGLAFHNEPAILGGLAAVLLSGLAAALPIAAVLHGRRTTATAADRHSHDGPQPGA comes from the coding sequence ATGGACGCCCTGCACCTGCTCTTCAATGGCATCACAGTGGTCTTCATCGCGGCGACCATGTTCGCCGCCGGTCTCGGGGCCACCATGCCGGCGCTGCGCGCCATCGTCACCGACATTCCGCTGCTGCTACTGGCCCTGCTCGCCAACATGATCATCGTTCCGCTGCTCGGCTGGGGCATCGGTGAGCTGCTCGGCCTCCCAGAGGCGCCCTTCATCGCGCTCGTCCTGGTCAGCTCCTCCCCGGGCGGACCGTTCGGGGCGAAACTCGCCATGGTCCAGGCCGGTGACGTCCCCGCGGGCGCGGCAACGCAGGTGCTGCTCGCCACGGCCGGCAGCCTCACCTTCGCCCCGACCGTCAACATCATCCTCACGACCGCCGACCTCGGCACCGGCGTCTCCCTCGACGTCTGGACGCTGGTCCGGACGGTCGCTCTCCTACAGCTCGTCCCGTTCGCGGTCGGCCTGCTACTGCGCCAGTACGCGACCTCCACGGCGCGGTCCTGGCACCCCACGGCCACCATGATCTCGAACGTGACGTTTCTGCTCGTTCTGGTCGGCATGCTGGTCGGCAACTGGCAGGACGTCGTCGCGCTGCTCGGCTCACGCACCCTGCTCGCCGGGTTCGTCCTCTCGGCCGCCGCGTTCGCCGCCGGCACGCTGCTGGCCACTGGTCCGCCCGCGCGCCGAACCACCCTCGGAGGCGTCACCGCCGTTCGCAACGCAGGGCCGGCCCTGGCCGCGATCGGCCTCGCCTTCCACAACGAACCCGCCATACTCGGCGGGCTTGCCGCCGTCCTGCTCAGCGGCCTCGCCGCGGCCCTACCAATCGCCGCCGTGCTTCACGGCCGGCGAACCACCGCCACCGCCGCCGACCGGCACTCCCACGACGGTCCCCAGCCCGGCGCGTGA